The following coding sequences are from one Paenibacillus sp. FSL R5-0912 window:
- a CDS encoding dynamin family protein, translating into MNVTVSDTFEEQMLRFLERFEALDLSDTASESYYKTRAKVIAKQLEEKEFRITVVGEFSAGKSTFLNALIGKDILPHALTETTATVTYIRNVPAGHPSADTIVVHFNDKQKPDVVLDLQENPNALKMYTTTQSNLNVVQEISHVDVYVNFKSTDEKVVFIDTPGLNGVADGHRDLTMHEIKQAHASICLFHLRSLAHSNLEFLRILQKHQSSFLFVLNFIDEIKSSEGDNVEHMLHSFQDQLFVNLVDGEKGRDTSLRTFGVSALKALVAKDAAIPRLYSGDLVDLTPDDRERLLQDSLFQSFETYLWNDVLNGEKNRIFHTSLSAAFQSLLEELTAELEKARTFTEIQLDAKETSDIEQRLIQLAEFSSRNWDKLTHYMNSRQSGLEKLLKEKTAQDVALILEQVREKVQLDNFEAFELSMQQNTYSNLLQNKMSTLSYEYHYYISSILEEIYQTSIMRAKDYAPSVEISTEGTLVIKAVQFDGSDYKFEKQLDKLQEKKIAYLIKTKEIVDEKQGMVKELQQIELKVKKVQAGIAQAEVTQATEQNRIGNEPSIRQYEETRYRTRERSKVSLFRLFGSSTYEEAYTATVTDTSARDQWRRNKEQIQSKYANLKNSLQQESTELRLRKKQFETKAAQFADLLNSLETKLLHVEEDIRRGQLEYDEILMKAKNEFLRSEKRRLMEQIEKFLNEQVYYVLVETSKQNVEDNMMNIRQQVQDFYEKNQAEARHRLNMMLQSSKEEIQQRIAPLEALQEAISQLYQNTLDIKFTQAGS; encoded by the coding sequence ATGAATGTAACAGTGTCAGACACTTTTGAAGAGCAGATGCTCAGATTCCTGGAAAGGTTCGAAGCCTTGGATCTAAGTGATACAGCTTCGGAGAGCTATTATAAAACCAGGGCCAAAGTAATCGCAAAGCAATTAGAAGAGAAGGAATTTCGCATTACGGTAGTAGGTGAATTCAGTGCAGGAAAATCAACATTCTTGAATGCATTGATTGGTAAGGATATCCTTCCCCACGCGCTTACGGAAACTACAGCAACTGTAACATATATTCGCAATGTACCCGCCGGACATCCCAGCGCAGATACGATTGTCGTGCATTTTAATGATAAGCAGAAACCGGATGTTGTGCTGGATCTCCAAGAAAATCCAAATGCTCTAAAAATGTATACAACCACACAGTCTAATTTAAATGTGGTCCAGGAGATTTCGCATGTAGATGTATATGTGAATTTTAAAAGTACGGATGAAAAGGTAGTTTTCATTGATACACCCGGTCTGAATGGTGTGGCGGACGGACACCGTGATTTGACAATGCACGAGATCAAGCAGGCTCACGCTAGTATCTGTTTGTTTCATCTTCGCAGCCTGGCGCACAGTAATCTGGAATTTTTAAGAATTCTCCAAAAGCATCAGAGTTCATTTCTGTTCGTCTTGAATTTCATCGATGAAATCAAGAGTTCAGAAGGAGATAACGTAGAGCACATGCTGCATTCGTTTCAAGATCAGCTGTTTGTTAATTTGGTTGACGGGGAAAAAGGTAGGGATACCTCCCTGCGGACCTTTGGTGTGTCTGCACTTAAAGCGCTTGTGGCCAAAGATGCTGCCATCCCGAGACTTTACAGTGGGGATTTAGTAGACTTAACACCGGATGACCGTGAGAGACTTTTGCAGGACTCCTTATTCCAGTCTTTTGAAACTTATTTATGGAATGATGTGTTGAATGGAGAGAAGAACCGGATATTTCATACTTCGTTATCCGCTGCTTTTCAGAGCTTGCTAGAGGAGCTTACAGCGGAATTGGAAAAGGCGCGGACGTTCACTGAGATACAGCTGGATGCCAAGGAAACAAGTGATATTGAACAAAGATTAATTCAGCTTGCTGAGTTCTCTAGCAGGAATTGGGATAAGTTAACTCATTATATGAACAGCCGTCAATCAGGCCTGGAGAAGTTATTAAAAGAGAAAACTGCCCAGGATGTTGCCCTTATCCTAGAGCAGGTTCGTGAGAAGGTGCAACTGGATAATTTTGAAGCGTTTGAATTATCTATGCAGCAAAATACATACAGCAATCTGTTGCAGAACAAAATGAGTACGCTCTCCTATGAATATCACTACTACATTTCCTCAATATTAGAGGAGATTTATCAGACCTCGATAATGAGAGCAAAAGATTATGCACCTTCGGTGGAAATAAGCACGGAAGGCACTCTAGTGATCAAGGCTGTACAATTTGATGGAAGTGACTATAAGTTCGAGAAGCAGTTGGACAAACTGCAGGAAAAGAAGATCGCCTATTTAATTAAGACAAAAGAGATCGTGGACGAGAAGCAAGGGATGGTTAAGGAGCTTCAGCAGATAGAGCTAAAGGTGAAAAAGGTACAGGCAGGGATTGCACAGGCCGAAGTTACTCAGGCAACGGAGCAAAATAGAATAGGAAATGAGCCAAGTATTCGCCAGTATGAAGAGACTCGTTATCGGACTAGAGAGAGGAGTAAAGTAAGTCTATTTCGTTTATTTGGCAGCAGCACTTATGAGGAGGCCTACACGGCAACTGTAACGGATACGAGTGCAAGGGATCAATGGCGCAGAAACAAGGAGCAGATTCAGTCGAAATATGCCAACCTCAAGAATAGCCTGCAGCAGGAAAGTACGGAACTACGGTTAAGAAAAAAGCAATTTGAAACCAAGGCTGCGCAGTTTGCTGACTTACTGAATTCACTTGAGACCAAGTTGCTCCACGTTGAGGAAGACATCCGCCGCGGGCAGCTTGAGTATGATGAGATTTTAATGAAAGCGAAGAACGAGTTTTTGCGCTCGGAGAAGCGGAGACTTATGGAGCAGATCGAAAAATTCTTAAATGAACAGGTATATTATGTTCTAGTTGAGACGTCTAAACAAAACGTTGAAGACAATATGATGAATATTCGGCAACAGGTGCAGGATTTTTACGAGAAGAATCAGGCAGAGGCAAGGCATAGGCTAAATATGATGCTGCAATCCAGCAAGGAAGAAATACAGCAGCGGATCGCGCCTCTTGAAGCCCTGCAGGAAGCGATTTCGCAATTATATCAAAATACATTGGATATTAAATTCACCCAGGCGGGCAGCTAA
- a CDS encoding dynamin family protein, whose protein sequence is MDTEWIKEQYEHRKQRVMSLLGQARDYFAAIDMQDQVQSFETLYTHLEKGYFSIVVVGEFSAGKSTFLNALMGDKYLPSFTNETTATVNFLRHKDAGPEGYGSAIYYKDLNKQPQYSDATAKTIERFVSTKSDLHVADEIDRVELFLDSKFLNDGVMLVDSPGLNGVAEGHKEITERQIEKSHACIFMFSAEQPGRKTDFEFLTNLRSKVDTIILVLNKIDVVKSNEQSVEDVMDNLRANYRKFFPDQPLPEIWPVAAYPGLVARSSQPLTYQGKDSHSSVEKQHYLSISRMEAFEQRLWRFLIQGEKTRQQLYAPVDRVKTLFVARLTELNELRQDLLQSADTQNIVLELGALEEEIRQVEEKLTEKKQVLFEEINQIVKDTRILLTSRTRDMKQRLISDVQEWTDLDQVQQDIEQFNKKIVKQYNQVATQVYQEFMDEFTELLHGRYKEYQQQIESEISAKHEGVKFQLQGQLEADSFDFYFGLDEYCTRKDSIEQELEELEDRSNKAIDDRLHADEQRNRKFELEQKLDDLKQREQTYLASFGPRPTVDRIAEEYTEKKSRGGIFGWIGDGLVGKKEVTRTDYVTDESARRDYDAHIAKIEQKFEQESNEFKEKLQAIPDPQKSPEQYRQEMLQLERLNLKKRQEQEKIEKEFKDQFQKKHAAALRKVRNEIEDFVDSMEKEAEELFVKELRNQRNQLCNIAVDIIQNNLQQLIEQKQNRLMLRKQQLESSVDEKEILIQGCDQEIESIHAILADAVTLATELEMIEVDTISSEEYQYIAD, encoded by the coding sequence GTGGATACTGAATGGATCAAGGAGCAATATGAACATAGAAAGCAGCGAGTGATGTCACTGCTGGGACAGGCACGGGATTATTTTGCAGCTATTGATATGCAGGATCAGGTGCAATCTTTTGAAACCTTATACACTCATCTGGAAAAAGGGTACTTCTCTATTGTAGTGGTAGGAGAGTTCAGTGCGGGCAAATCAACCTTTTTAAATGCACTTATGGGAGATAAGTACCTTCCTTCTTTTACAAACGAAACTACGGCTACTGTTAATTTTCTGCGGCATAAGGATGCTGGGCCGGAAGGATACGGATCGGCAATCTATTATAAGGATTTAAATAAGCAGCCGCAATATTCGGATGCCACTGCCAAGACTATTGAACGGTTTGTAAGTACCAAGAGTGATCTTCATGTAGCGGATGAAATCGATCGGGTAGAACTTTTCCTGGATTCCAAGTTTCTAAATGATGGTGTGATGCTCGTTGACAGTCCTGGGCTCAACGGTGTGGCTGAGGGTCATAAGGAAATTACAGAGAGACAAATTGAAAAGTCTCATGCTTGTATCTTCATGTTCTCTGCGGAGCAGCCAGGTCGAAAGACGGATTTCGAATTCCTTACAAATCTAAGATCTAAGGTAGATACCATTATACTGGTCCTAAACAAAATTGATGTAGTGAAATCCAACGAACAATCTGTAGAAGATGTTATGGATAATCTGCGGGCTAACTATCGCAAGTTTTTCCCGGATCAGCCGCTGCCAGAGATCTGGCCTGTTGCCGCGTATCCAGGATTGGTCGCAAGAAGTAGCCAGCCTCTGACTTATCAGGGGAAGGACTCCCATTCCTCAGTAGAGAAGCAGCACTATCTTTCCATTTCGAGAATGGAGGCGTTTGAGCAGCGCCTATGGCGTTTTCTTATACAAGGAGAGAAAACACGCCAACAGCTCTACGCGCCAGTGGACCGGGTGAAGACGCTTTTTGTTGCACGGCTCACGGAGCTGAATGAACTTAGGCAGGACTTGCTTCAATCCGCGGATACTCAAAATATCGTATTGGAGCTTGGAGCTCTCGAAGAAGAAATACGACAAGTGGAAGAGAAGCTTACCGAGAAGAAGCAGGTTCTTTTTGAAGAGATCAATCAAATCGTGAAGGATACGCGTATTCTACTTACCAGCCGCACTCGTGATATGAAGCAACGGCTTATCAGTGATGTGCAGGAATGGACAGATCTTGATCAGGTGCAGCAGGATATCGAGCAGTTCAACAAAAAAATAGTTAAGCAATACAATCAAGTTGCCACACAGGTGTATCAAGAGTTCATGGACGAGTTCACAGAATTGCTTCACGGCCGTTATAAAGAGTACCAGCAGCAGATCGAAAGCGAAATTTCGGCCAAGCATGAAGGGGTTAAGTTTCAGTTGCAGGGCCAGCTTGAGGCGGATTCTTTTGATTTCTATTTTGGGCTGGATGAATACTGCACTCGTAAGGACAGTATTGAGCAGGAGCTCGAAGAACTAGAGGACCGGAGTAATAAAGCGATCGATGACAGACTACATGCTGATGAGCAACGGAACCGGAAATTTGAGCTAGAGCAGAAGTTGGATGATCTGAAACAACGGGAACAGACCTACTTGGCTTCCTTCGGTCCCCGTCCCACTGTAGATCGGATAGCAGAGGAGTATACTGAAAAGAAAAGCCGTGGTGGGATTTTTGGGTGGATTGGAGACGGATTAGTTGGAAAAAAAGAAGTGACAAGAACGGATTACGTCACTGATGAAAGTGCCCGTCGCGACTATGATGCTCATATTGCCAAGATTGAGCAGAAATTCGAACAGGAATCAAACGAATTTAAGGAGAAATTACAAGCGATACCTGACCCGCAGAAGAGTCCGGAGCAATATCGTCAAGAAATGTTGCAACTGGAGAGGTTGAACCTGAAGAAGCGGCAGGAGCAGGAGAAGATCGAGAAGGAGTTCAAGGACCAGTTCCAGAAGAAGCATGCAGCCGCTTTGCGGAAGGTTCGCAATGAGATTGAGGATTTTGTCGATAGTATGGAGAAAGAGGCCGAGGAATTATTCGTTAAGGAGCTTCGTAATCAGCGCAACCAGTTATGTAATATTGCAGTGGATATTATCCAAAATAATCTTCAACAGCTGATCGAACAGAAGCAGAACCGGTTAATGCTTCGCAAACAGCAGTTGGAATCCTCAGTGGATGAGAAGGAGATCCTGATTCAGGGCTGTGATCAAGAGATTGAATCCATTCATGCGATATTAGCGGATGCAGTAACGCTTGCCACAGAACTGGAAATGATAGAGGTCGACACCATTTCTTCAGAAGAATATCAGTATATAGCGGACTAG
- a CDS encoding dynamin family protein, producing MKDLINAHQEIASYLGDESSLHLLKELSSRHLNGEFYLPVIGQYSAGKSKFINTLLGMDYLPTKGTETTAIPTFIAYGEEEGAFIEHHNGSIWSIAPEALKSYRHTGDGMALEDIKALHLKLNNPLLEQGLIIVDTPGFNTLVRAHEDATLSIIPQAQFLIYVMGKSLTDYDVKFLRKIEGMGIELIFVRTKLDEIKTSEESLEDLLELENTKLQKYFERKRPFFAITSDGESLKQSQWQWRIEAIQEYIVRQINPRLQDLWNQSLGQRLLVLGRGFHSHLKEKQELLRSAGSVNVEMLQEQVAYLEQQIQIITKSHHTSSNQIQMELTPFLLRIKSDANQYKEACALKFARDISLQSNIDAMQKWTQNTSLEQVEAYIQHVQLMFTDYKQQMIEKGFKGAQSRIQEISEQLESTLNLKTPFKLNLPNTDRMNQQREYAVDQLQEELELIAELLQQNDDELKKYNLTSEKVQAMAQEMGRFVYEARSEVEGIEPYSPQMKFVEGNQNASETMGKIGNVADWLTLFIPGKNTATIATKVGKVAKVTQITQKLNVSAKTLQAATKTIETVAKGNELLRKVNKAKDIMVKAKDFQTLARQKFPKEQSGLLDLITLEYWFSKAGTLFDTPPHYELDKVAEAGYLNRKRELEQRHVQAIQKEINQLDELQLLRKKEERVKKEKEIQLRNQKSLEKQLEVERERAGKEAAATYAQQLASLFEEELSRVHAMLLLEIEQAYRHQVQAIIISATVESKQRMESMQNDLQRLLEEKHHQTTDQDQAVQQVDVFLEYLVATAARLEGNEVCIH from the coding sequence ATGAAAGATTTAATAAATGCCCATCAGGAAATCGCCTCCTATTTAGGAGATGAGAGCAGCCTGCATTTGCTTAAAGAGTTATCATCCAGACATCTTAATGGGGAGTTCTATTTGCCCGTGATCGGCCAATATTCTGCCGGGAAGTCGAAGTTTATTAACACTCTTCTGGGTATGGATTATTTACCGACAAAAGGAACTGAAACTACCGCCATTCCGACCTTTATAGCCTATGGAGAAGAGGAAGGTGCGTTCATAGAACACCATAATGGCTCCATTTGGTCCATAGCCCCTGAAGCGCTTAAATCCTACCGACACACGGGGGATGGAATGGCTCTAGAAGATATAAAGGCACTTCATTTAAAATTGAATAACCCTTTGCTGGAACAGGGTTTGATTATCGTAGATACCCCGGGCTTTAACACACTGGTTCGCGCTCACGAAGATGCTACTTTATCGATCATTCCGCAAGCACAATTTCTAATCTATGTAATGGGGAAATCTCTGACAGATTATGATGTGAAATTTCTTCGCAAAATTGAGGGAATGGGTATTGAGCTGATTTTTGTGAGAACTAAGCTTGATGAGATTAAAACATCGGAAGAATCTCTCGAAGATTTACTTGAGTTGGAGAATACAAAACTCCAAAAATACTTTGAGCGGAAACGCCCTTTTTTTGCTATAACCAGTGACGGAGAATCTCTGAAGCAATCACAGTGGCAGTGGCGAATTGAAGCCATACAGGAGTATATCGTCAGACAAATCAATCCTCGTCTACAAGATTTATGGAATCAAAGTTTGGGCCAACGGCTCCTTGTCTTAGGAAGAGGTTTTCATAGTCATTTGAAGGAGAAACAAGAGTTGCTCCGATCTGCAGGCAGTGTAAACGTAGAAATGCTGCAAGAGCAAGTGGCATATCTGGAGCAGCAGATTCAAATCATTACTAAATCGCATCATACCAGCAGCAATCAAATTCAAATGGAATTGACTCCCTTTCTTTTGAGAATCAAGAGTGATGCCAATCAATATAAAGAAGCTTGTGCATTGAAATTTGCGCGTGATATTTCACTTCAATCCAATATAGATGCTATGCAGAAATGGACCCAAAACACCTCCCTGGAACAGGTTGAAGCCTACATACAGCATGTTCAATTGATGTTCACCGATTACAAGCAGCAAATGATAGAAAAGGGATTTAAAGGTGCGCAAAGCCGTATTCAAGAAATATCTGAACAATTAGAAAGTACATTGAATTTAAAAACACCCTTCAAGCTTAATCTTCCGAATACGGACCGAATGAATCAGCAGCGGGAGTATGCTGTTGATCAGCTTCAGGAGGAGTTGGAACTCATAGCTGAACTATTACAGCAAAATGATGACGAACTCAAAAAGTATAATTTGACCTCAGAAAAGGTCCAAGCTATGGCACAAGAGATGGGCCGTTTCGTTTACGAGGCTCGAAGTGAAGTAGAGGGTATTGAACCGTATTCTCCTCAAATGAAGTTTGTTGAAGGAAACCAGAATGCATCAGAGACAATGGGGAAAATCGGCAATGTAGCCGATTGGCTGACCCTGTTTATCCCTGGGAAAAATACAGCGACGATTGCGACAAAGGTAGGAAAAGTTGCGAAGGTTACTCAAATTACCCAAAAGTTAAATGTATCTGCCAAAACTCTGCAAGCTGCAACTAAGACGATAGAAACCGTTGCAAAAGGGAATGAACTGCTAAGAAAAGTGAATAAAGCTAAGGATATTATGGTTAAAGCTAAGGACTTTCAGACTCTGGCTCGACAAAAATTCCCCAAAGAACAATCCGGTTTGCTGGATTTGATCACCCTGGAATATTGGTTTAGTAAGGCGGGAACATTGTTTGATACCCCTCCCCATTATGAGTTGGATAAAGTTGCCGAAGCGGGGTACCTCAATCGAAAACGGGAGCTGGAGCAGCGACATGTTCAGGCGATTCAGAAGGAAATAAATCAGTTGGACGAACTGCAGCTACTTCGCAAGAAAGAAGAAAGAGTGAAGAAGGAGAAAGAGATCCAGCTCAGAAATCAAAAATCCCTTGAGAAACAGCTTGAGGTGGAGCGGGAAAGAGCTGGGAAAGAGGCTGCAGCAACGTATGCCCAGCAGTTGGCAAGTCTGTTCGAGGAGGAGCTTTCCAGAGTTCATGCCATGCTTCTACTTGAAATTGAACAAGCTTATCGTCATCAGGTGCAAGCGATCATTATTTCGGCGACCGTCGAGAGCAAGCAAAGGATGGAATCCATGCAAAATGATTTGCAGAGACTCTTGGAGGAGAAGCATCATCAGACCACTGATCAGGATCAGGCCGTTCAACAAGTTGATGTTTTTTTGGAGTATCTTGTTGCGACCGCTGCAAGACTGGAAGGTAATGAAGTATGCATCCATTAA
- a CDS encoding recombinase family protein, producing MIAVYARVSTEEQAKHGFRLNDQVRQCRQKAGTNKVKEYVDDGVSGEFLDRPALTKLRDDIREGIITKIICLDPDRLSRKLMNQLIITDEFDRRGIELVFVNGEYSKTPEGNLFYSMRGAIAEFEKSKITERMSRGRKEKARQGRVLRDFQVYGYSFDKESEQFLVDEDEAAIVRLIFDLFTQPNTIVQGLNGIALYLTSKGVPTKRGASMWHRQVVRQIIMNRAYIGEFYQNRWNTEGMLGNKHRKDEEKIPMKERPKGEWILLPCPPLIDEAQFEHAQILLSESRRRWAQKSKHPYLLSGLLRCGDCGNTMTGRLSNNWGKKVPEYTDIKNTAGAKSKGCGRRIKAHLIEEQVWDQVTTWLNNPDEIAAALQEEKSKEPFEIAEIVRMEKEIEKTKNARKKLIKLFAVSEDGIAEEDIRQELKELSQKEEGLNAQLIELSHMLNSAQNTEYNIHVLMEAVQHYLSKGQAELTFEEKRDLIRQVVREIRVYEDSVEIFTF from the coding sequence GTGATAGCTGTATATGCCAGAGTGAGTACGGAGGAGCAGGCGAAGCACGGGTTCCGCCTGAACGATCAAGTTCGTCAATGCCGTCAGAAAGCGGGAACGAATAAGGTAAAGGAATATGTGGACGATGGGGTTTCTGGTGAATTTTTGGATAGACCGGCATTAACCAAATTACGGGATGATATTCGAGAAGGAATTATTACTAAGATTATTTGTCTTGACCCGGATAGATTGTCTCGAAAGTTAATGAACCAACTGATCATAACTGATGAATTTGATCGGCGAGGGATAGAACTTGTTTTTGTTAATGGTGAATATTCTAAAACTCCTGAAGGAAATTTGTTTTATTCTATGCGTGGAGCTATAGCGGAGTTTGAGAAGTCAAAGATAACAGAACGTATGAGCCGAGGGAGAAAAGAAAAAGCAAGGCAAGGAAGAGTACTGCGTGATTTTCAAGTTTACGGTTACAGTTTTGATAAGGAATCAGAACAGTTTCTTGTTGATGAAGATGAGGCAGCTATAGTCAGACTAATATTTGATTTATTTACACAACCCAATACAATTGTTCAAGGATTGAATGGTATAGCGTTATACTTAACCAGTAAAGGTGTACCTACAAAAAGAGGGGCTTCGATGTGGCATCGCCAAGTAGTAAGGCAAATCATTATGAACCGAGCCTATATCGGTGAATTTTATCAAAATCGCTGGAATACAGAAGGTATGTTAGGGAATAAGCACAGGAAAGATGAAGAAAAGATTCCTATGAAAGAGAGACCTAAAGGCGAATGGATTCTTCTTCCTTGTCCTCCTCTCATAGACGAGGCTCAATTCGAACATGCACAAATATTATTATCGGAGTCTAGAAGGAGATGGGCTCAAAAAAGCAAACACCCATATTTATTGAGCGGTTTGTTAAGATGTGGGGACTGCGGTAATACCATGACGGGACGATTGTCAAACAATTGGGGAAAGAAAGTACCGGAATATACAGACATTAAGAACACTGCAGGAGCCAAATCAAAAGGATGTGGACGAAGAATTAAGGCTCACCTGATAGAAGAACAGGTTTGGGACCAAGTGACAACCTGGTTAAACAATCCCGATGAAATCGCAGCAGCTTTGCAGGAGGAGAAGAGTAAGGAACCTTTTGAAATTGCTGAGATTGTGAGGATGGAAAAGGAAATTGAGAAAACCAAAAACGCACGAAAGAAGCTAATTAAACTCTTTGCAGTTAGTGAAGACGGTATTGCTGAAGAAGATATTCGTCAAGAATTGAAGGAGCTTTCGCAGAAAGAAGAAGGTCTAAATGCCCAATTGATTGAACTAAGCCATATGTTGAATTCTGCTCAAAATACAGAGTACAACATTCATGTCTTGATGGAAGCCGTTCAACATTACTTATCTAAAGGTCAGGCAGAACTTACTTTTGAAGAGAAGCGTGATTTGATTCGTCAGGTCGTTAGAGAAATCAGGGTCTACGAAGATTCGGTCGAGATATTTACCTTTTAA
- a CDS encoding helix-turn-helix domain-containing protein — translation MNFEDINENDVIYRCIGKDFNQGILSCGFMRKRSAERSQYDFKIGYYSCFVVLQGSGTFISTDGTVTPMQAGDLVQRLPERLHSTAIEPDGNWIEFYISVGYPVYSYLKTLGIINSDKVVQSTLHTNDFFFDFVSLLKALKSATDESLPSLLMKSQDLIIRLHSSIHNAHSNENDSKITKACELISVSNDIHFDIQEVASAVNMGYENFRKFFKDTTGISPKRYHTEHLMRQAKMMLLSGLPIKHVAVSLGYGDIYSFTKQFTKSEGVSPGRYIRKSKPVQK, via the coding sequence ATGAATTTTGAAGACATTAATGAAAATGATGTAATCTACCGCTGTATCGGCAAAGATTTTAATCAAGGTATTTTATCTTGCGGCTTTATGCGGAAAAGATCAGCAGAGCGTTCTCAATATGATTTTAAGATAGGCTATTACAGCTGTTTTGTAGTATTGCAAGGCAGTGGAACGTTTATTTCGACGGATGGTACCGTTACTCCTATGCAAGCAGGTGATCTTGTTCAACGTCTACCTGAACGTTTGCACTCTACTGCAATTGAACCAGATGGGAATTGGATCGAGTTCTATATCAGTGTCGGGTATCCTGTCTATTCATATTTAAAGACACTTGGAATTATTAATTCCGATAAGGTAGTCCAATCGACACTGCATACGAATGATTTTTTCTTTGATTTTGTTTCCTTGCTGAAAGCCTTGAAAAGTGCAACAGATGAAAGTCTTCCCTCCCTGCTAATGAAGTCTCAGGATTTGATTATCCGATTACACAGTAGCATTCATAATGCTCATAGCAATGAAAATGATAGTAAAATAACAAAAGCCTGCGAGCTGATTAGTGTCTCCAATGATATTCACTTTGATATTCAGGAAGTGGCATCTGCCGTGAATATGGGCTACGAGAACTTCCGGAAATTTTTTAAAGATACTACGGGGATTTCCCCTAAGCGATATCACACTGAACATTTAATGAGACAGGCAAAAATGATGCTGCTATCTGGACTTCCCATCAAACACGTAGCCGTTAGTCTTGGTTACGGGGATATATATTCATTCACCAAACAATTTACGAAGTCAGAAGGGGTATCTCCAGGACGTTATATTCGTAAATCAAAACCTGTTCAAAAATAA